The stretch of DNA GGTGGTTGCGACAGCTGGTACCTCGACGAAACCGGCCGCAACCGGGCGGCGTGGCCGGGTTCGAGCGCATCGTACTGGCGGCGTCTGCGTACCCCCGACGACCGGCACTTCGAGTTGAGTTCGCTCGCCGAACGCGAGAACGACACCGAGTACCGGGGGCCTGGGGTGCTCACCTCCGGCGACCTGACCGTGGGAGTCGAGGTCTTCCTGAACGGTCATCTCGAACCGCTCGACGGTCTCTACCACTGGTACGGCCGCGTCGCCGGCGACGGCGTCGACGCGGCCAAGCAGCGCAGCCGCACCCCGCTGTTCCTCACGATCGGCGACGGTCCCGAGGTGCCCGCCGCCCTCGCCGAGCGCGACCCGTGGGGCCACTATCGGATCGCCGGAGCCGGGACGCCCCCGTTCCCGCTGGCGGCGGTCGAAGTCGAGGTGCCCGTCTCCGGGGCCGAACTCGCATCGGCGGAATAAGCTTGGAGGCGAGTCGGACTCGAGTGGGAAGGGTGCTGATGCGCGACGTGCTGGCAGACCTGATGGCGGTGTGGGCCGCGGGTGGAACGGCAGGTGTCGGAACGGTGGTCCGCACGTTCCGCTCCGCACCGCGGCCACCGGGGGCGTCCATGGTCGTGGCACCCGACGGCAGCGCGTCCGGTTCGGTGTCGGGCGGATGCGTCGAGGGGGCGGTCTACGAACTCGCCACCGAGGTCGCGGCGACGGGGACGCCGGTGCTGCAGCGTTACGGGATCAGCGACGAGAATGCTTTCGAGGTGGGTCTCACCTGCGGCGGAATCATCGACATCTTCGTCGAGCCCGTCTCGCGGGACAATTTTCCGGAACTCGGTGAGATCGTCCGGGACATCGAGAACCACCGGCCGGTCGCGGTCGCCACCGTCGTGGCGCATCCAGACCCCGCCCGGGTGGGGCGCCGGCTGATCGTCCGGCCCGAGGACGTGAGCGGTGCCCTCGGCTCGGACCGCGCCGATTCCGCCGTCACCGACGACGCCCGGGGCCTCCTCGCGGCGGGCGGCAGCACGGTGCTCACGTACGGCACCGACGGTCAGCGACGTGGCGAGGGGATGGAGGTGTTCGTCGCCAGCTATGCGCCGAGGCCGCGCATGCTCGTGTTCGGGGCCATCGACTTCGCCGCCGCGGTGGCCCGGCAGGGCGCCTTCATGGGATACCGGGTGACGGTCTGCGACGCCCGGCCCGTGTTCGCGACGCACGCGCGGTTCCCGACCGCGGACGAGGTGGTGGTGGACTGGCCGCACCGGTACCTGGCCGCCCAGGCCGCGGACGGTGCCATCGACGGCCGGACCGTGATCTGCGTACTCACCCACGACCCCAAGTTCGACGTCCCGCTCCTCGAGGCGGCGCTGCGCCTCCCGGACGTCGCGTTCATCGGAGCCATGGGATCACGTAGAACAGACCTGGACCGGCGCGAACGCCTGCGCGAGGCGGGTCTGACCGAAGCCGAACTCGACCGGCTGTCGAGCCCCATCGGCCTGGACATCGGCGCCCGCACCCCGGAGGAGACGGCGGTATCCATCGCCGCCGAGATCATCGCCTGCCGGTGGGGCGGCACGGGGCGCCCGCTGGCGGAATCGAGCGGCCGGATTCACCACGAGGAACCGGTGGATTCCCTCGTCGAATAGGGCGGTTCACCGGGGTTGACGGACCACCGCTTCTTGCGCAGGCTGAAAGGATCCACATTTGTGAGGTAGGTCACAATGCAAGTACCAGGATCCTTCGAATACGAGCGTGCAACGGGCGTCGACGACGCGATCGCCCTGCTCGACCGGCTGGGCGACGAAGCCCGTCTCGTGGCAGGCGGCCACAGCCTGCTCCCCATGATGAAACTTCGTCTCGCCAATCCCGAGTACCTCATCGACATCAACGACCTCGAGGGCGAACTCGGATACATCACGACCGAGCGGTCGAGGGTGCGGATCGGTGCGATGACCCGGCATCGCCG from Rhodococcus opacus B4 encodes:
- a CDS encoding XdhC family protein, producing MRDVLADLMAVWAAGGTAGVGTVVRTFRSAPRPPGASMVVAPDGSASGSVSGGCVEGAVYELATEVAATGTPVLQRYGISDENAFEVGLTCGGIIDIFVEPVSRDNFPELGEIVRDIENHRPVAVATVVAHPDPARVGRRLIVRPEDVSGALGSDRADSAVTDDARGLLAAGGSTVLTYGTDGQRRGEGMEVFVASYAPRPRMLVFGAIDFAAAVARQGAFMGYRVTVCDARPVFATHARFPTADEVVVDWPHRYLAAQAADGAIDGRTVICVLTHDPKFDVPLLEAALRLPDVAFIGAMGSRRTDLDRRERLREAGLTEAELDRLSSPIGLDIGARTPEETAVSIAAEIIACRWGGTGRPLAESSGRIHHEEPVDSLVE